A region of Pseudopipra pipra isolate bDixPip1 chromosome 10, bDixPip1.hap1, whole genome shotgun sequence DNA encodes the following proteins:
- the AGTR1 gene encoding type-1 angiotensin II receptor, with the protein MIPNYPAEENVKRIHVDCPVSGRHSYIYIMVPTVYSIIFIIGIFGNSLVVIVIYCYMKLKTVASIFLLNLALADLCFLITLPLWAAYTAMEYQWPFGNCLCKLASAGISFNLYASVFLLTCLSIDRYLAIVHPVKSRIRRTMFVARITCIAIWLLAGVASLPVIIHRNIFFAENLNMTVCGFRYDNNNTTLRVGLGLSKNLLGFLIPFLIILTSYTLIWKTLKKAYQIQKNKTRNDDIFKMIVAIVFFFFFSWVPHQVFTFLDVLIQLHVITDCKITDIVDTAMPFTICIAYFNNCLNPFFYVFFGKNFKKYFLQLIKYIPPNVSAHPSLTTKMSSLSYRPPENIHLHTKKTAGPFDTN; encoded by the coding sequence ATGATTCCAAATTACCCCgctgaagaaaatgttaaaagaatCCACGTCGACTGTCCCGTTTCAGGGAGGCACAGTTACATCTACATTATGGTTCCGACCGTTTACAGCATCATCTTCATCATAGGCATATTTGGGAACAGCCTGGTCGTTATTGTCATCTACTGCtacatgaaattaaaaacagtgGCCAGCATCTTTCTCCTAAACCTGGCGCTGGCTGACTTGTGCTTTTTGATaactctgcccctctgggcagCCTACACGGCCATGGAGTACCAGTGGCCTTTCGGCAACTGTTTGTGTAAGTTGGCGTCAGCCGGGATAAGTTTCAACCTCTATGCCAGCGTGTTCCTGCTCACCTGCCTCAGCATCGACCGCTACCTGGCCATCGTGCACCCGGTGAAGTCCCGAATCCGCCGAACCATGTTTGTCGCCAGGATAACCTGCATTGCCATCTGGCTCCTGGCCGGCGTGGCCAGCCTGCCCGTCATCATCCACCGCAACATCTTCTTTGCCGAGAACTTGAACATGACGGTCTGTGGTTTTCGGTATGACAACAATAACACGACACTCCGGGTCGGATTAGGTTTGTCCAAAaatttgctgggttttttaattccttttctgaTCATATTAACGAGCTACACCTTAATTTGGAAGACCTTGAAGAAGGCGTATCAAATTCAAAAAAATAAGACTAGAAATGATGATATTTTTAAGATGATTGTGGCAatagtgtttttcttcttcttttcctgggTTCCTCATCAAGTGTTCACTTTTCTGGATGTGTTAATTCAGTTACATGTAATAACAGACTGCAAAATCACCGACATTGTGGACACGGCTATGCCCTTCACCATTTGTATCGCCTACTTTAACAACTGTCTGAATccctttttttatgttttttttggaaaaaactttaaaaaatacttcctTCAGCTAATTAAATACATTCCACCGAATGTCAGCGCACATCCAAGCCTAACAACAAAAATGAGCTCCCTCTCATATCGGCCACCAGAGAATATACATTTGCACACTAAAAAAACTGCTGGGCCTTTCGACACCAATTGA
- the LOC135419321 gene encoding SH3 domain-binding protein 1-like produces MVRLCFVCLFLNHDELKIHWQEGVQDEIASLLKEEDRGQNKVCQIYYVNYIVIATSLVVIRTFQLCSQAARGIPGETGNVCNHSDPSFRKLEAKGRRGTPRTPLAPSPQHSQVPGAGSALSSARSQGQHTPVLPVTPGHPIPARHLRTRAGRGVWLRACQRAGKGSRKRGKWEGDGSEGSVPGDGWGEAAGELGCAATPLAIKRRGRARSGRSGAAGRESGRSPAPLSPAPLSPAPLSPAPLSPAQQSPAQPSQAQPSRSEPGAVRALPGLSRPSASAARSQ; encoded by the exons ATGGTCAGGTTGTGCTTTGTTTGTCTATTTTTGAACCACGACGAGTTAAAGATCCACTGGCAGGAGGGTGTACAGGATGAGATTGCATCGCTACTGAAGGAGGAAGACCGTGGTCAG AACAAAGTCTGCCAGATTTATTATGTCAATTATATAGTTATTGCAACTTCATTAGTGGTGATCAGAACATTTCAGTTGTGCTCACAGGCGGCCCGGGGGATTCCTGGAGAAACTGGGAATGTTTGTAACCACTCGGACCCCTCCTTCAGAAAGTTGGAGGCAAAGGGAAGGAGGGGCACCCCACGCACACCCCTCGCCCCATCCCCgcagcactcccaggtcccCGGCgctggctctgccctgtccAGCGCCAGGAGCCAGGGCCAGCACACCCCCGTCCTGCCCGTCACCCCCGGGCACCCCATCCCTGCCCGCCACCTCCGCACCCGCGCCGGGCGGGGGGTCTGGCTGCGGGCGTGCCAGCGAGCGGGGAAGGGCAGTAGGAAGCGGGGGAAGTGGGAGGGAGACGGGTCAGAAGGGTCCGTCCCGGGAGATGGGTGGGGAGAGGCAGCGGGCGAGCTGGGCTGTGCCGCAACGCCCCTCGCTATAAAACGGAGGGGCCGCGCTCGGAGCGGGAGGAGCGGTGCGGCCGGGAGGGAGAGCGGCCGGAGTCCGGCCCCGCTGAGTCCGGCCCCGCTGAGTCCGGCCCCGCTGAGCCCGGCCCCGCTGAGCCcggcccagcagagcccagcccagcccagccaagcccagcccagccgATCCGAGCCCGGCGCGGTGCGAGCGCTGCCGGGGCTGAGCCGCCCCTCTGCGAGCGCTGCGCGGAGCCAG TAA